The region TTGCTTAAACTCACCACTGCACTGTACATTCTCCTTGCTTGTCCTAACCCATATGCCTTGTTTCTAGCAGAGCGACACTTGCACAGCATGGGTCAAATCATGTCCCTACTGTCCTCACTATTGGACCTAGAGCCTTTCTTAACCTGGTCTCCTCTGCCTGGGAAAAATTAGGGCATTTGAATTGATTCTTGAAGAAAGCTATCATTTGTAAAGTTAAAAAGAGGTAAAGGGGGCATTGAAGAGAGAGGCAGCCATGCATACGAAGGTGTAGAATGTTAGTGTCCAACTGCTTGGGGCTGAGATGTGACATGAACATCTGCAAGTATGTTGGGGCACGGCCATGGCTATCCTGGGATTTACATCTCAGACTGCTCTAGGGTGGACCCATCTTGCTAGAGGGTTCAAACTCATTTGTGTTTGAGGAATTTGAGAATGGATTGTGTCTCTGGGCTAGAGAAGCAGGAAGGTGGGGTCAGGTCAAGAGCTTTCTAAGCATACAGGAAGGTTCAGGTTCAACCCTTAAACACTGGTGGGCTCTCAGAAGTCTTCAGTGGGTTCTAACCAAACTCTGCTTGTAAAAGTATTTCTCAGGAATCTCTCAGATAATGAATGGTCTGGAACGAGAGGGCCTGGGGGAGACTGATGGCCCAAGTTCAGACCCGAGGCGGTGAGGAGCTGAGTTAAGGCATGGGTAGAGGAGTGAGGAGCGAGCTCAGTATGCTGCAGTGTCATTGGTGGAGCTTGATGGCCAGTTGACTGTGGGACAAGAGGGTGAGGATGTATTTGGGGTGATGTTCCTGAGATCTCTACCTTGTGTGTTGCCTAGATGGCCACCGGTGCTGAGAAAGGCAGGAAAGGCAATATAAAGGATAAGGATAATGGACAGGCCTTGACGCTTGTCCTTCTGACTGTGCTATAGTTAGATGGAGAAGTTTGTGAGCTTTGGAGTGGAGAAGTGAAGATACAGTATTGTGAGAAAAAGgccaaggagagagaaagagagagagagaccctgaaaGATGTAGGCTGGGGACAAACAGCAGGAGGGCGGGTGGTAAGGTGTGAGGTGTGGTCAGAGGTAAAAGCTGGTGCCTGCTCCAAAGGAAGTACTCACATGCATTGTTTTTCTCTCCTCCAGGAGGACGTTCCCTGCCCCGCATCCCTGTCTGTTGTTAAAGACAGAAGCCTGCCCGAGAACCAGGAGGAGACCGAAGAAGTCTTCGATCCCCCAATAGAGCTCTCCTCAGATGAGGAATATTATGTTGAAGAAAGCAGATCTGCCAGGCTTAGGAAGTCAGGCAAAGAGCACATTGACCACATTAAGAAAGCcttttccaaagaaaacatgCAGAAGACACGGCAGAACCTTGACAAGAAAGTGAGCGGGATTAGAACGAGGATAGTCActcctgagaggagagagaggcttcGGCAGTCGGGAGAGAGGTTGAGGCAGTCGGGAGAGAGGTTGAGGCAGTCGGGAGAGAGGTTGAGGCAGTCAGGGGAAAGATTTAAGAAATCGATTTCCAGTGCCGCTCCCTCAAAGGAAGCTTTTAAGATTCGGAGCCTTAGGAAAGGGAAGGATCCCAAGGCTGAGGGCCAGGAGGTAGACAGAGGAATGGGCGTGGACATCATCTCAGGTAGCCTGGCTCTGGGGCCCATCCATGAGTTCCACTCTGATGAGTTCAGTGAAACTGAAAAGGAGGTGACCAAAGGAGGGTACAGTCCCCAAGAAGGAGGGGACCCCCCAACGCCTGAGCCTTTGAAGGTGACTTTTAAACCCCAGGTGAGGGTAGAGGATGACGAGTCACTCCTGTTGGAGCTAAAGCAGTCCTCATAGAGGATTTAAGTACGAGCATCCATCACTTGGAATCATGTGGTTGTAGTTTGAATGGTGTGGTAttcttattcatttatattcatcCGCAGTGGAAAGGCAGATGGTAGAAAAGCTTCATTTCTTACCTCTAAAATCCTAAAGACGCTGGAACTATTATATACAATTTTTGTACAATTTCCTTGGGAATTCTATTCCCCTGAGAATATATGACTCTGACAGCACCCCACCCCTGTTCGCCTACCCCCTTACGTCATGCCTTTTCGTGGCAGCTCTTGGCCAATGAGAAAATAGTTGCACGGCTCTGGTCAGTTAGATGATATGCCATTCGTAACACAGGAACAACGAATCTGCTGTGCCCGTTGTTCATCAGCAAACTCTAGATCTGGGTCAGGATTGACACATCCAGTCAAGAAGGGGAGTAGCTGATGAGTACATCGTGTTATCCAGATGTTCACATCTGGAGATTCATTAGTGAGTCAGTCGCCTTATGAAGTTCTTGTGTGAgggaaaggaaatagaagtctGGGGCTTGAACATTTTAGCTGCGGCAACATAACTTTTTTCTAGTGAGATACTTGGCTGGTCGCCACGTATTCTCAATGCTAAAATGAGAAGGGCTCGCTGGTCCTGTACTTCTTGGAGGACTTGAGATCTGAGGTGGTGTCACAGAGTGTGTGAGAACGAGGCACACAAGTGGAGAAGCCCACAAATCACACTGGCCTCCCCGCACCCAGAATGGAACAGTTACATCTGTGAGGAAGCCCTCCGCACAGGCTCCAAGGCCAGAGCTGAGCGGAAACTGGGGTGGTTCACAAGTCTTCACGGAATAAAGAGTGAAAAATGAATGCTTGCATGGGTGCCGTCTCGTTAAAGGCTGAGACTATACCTTGGCCTTTTAGCCGCGTCTTAACATATTCCTTGGAAATCTGCCTCTAATTGCCTTTAGATTCGGACGTGGGGTGGACGAGTGCAGGTGTTTGCACTGCACGAGGTACAAGTCTAGGGCTCAGTTGTCAAGTGGCTTTTCTGGTGTCTGCCCTGATGTGCTGGGCATGGGAATGACTTCCGGCCCGCCTGTTTTCCAGAGTGAGCTCTTTAGGGCTAAGAACAGCTCCCCTAAGCTTCTGTCACAGCCACCTTGGAGGGCATCCAATTCCTCTTAGCTCTTAGATTTACATCTGGGTGGTCAAGAAGTAGAAATTGCTGCTGAAGGAAAACCATACCGATTCCACACTTCCAGCACACTGTAGTCTTCAGGTCATTTTCTTGATATGGAAAAGATGGTAGgatttttgatatatatatatatatatatatatatatatatatatattactcacATTTAGTTTAATTTGGAATATTCATGTAGTACTTAAATAAATGCAGGCATGGCGGTGCATGTCTGCTtaccccagcactgagaaggctgaAACAGGTCACAAATGGAGTGAGCCTGGATTCTCTTTATATATACAGATCAGTATAGTTTCCTTTTCACATGGCCTAAATACATACATGTTCTTcttgctgcctcctcttcctcttcctcctcctcctccttctcctcttcctattcttcctcttcttgctcctcctttctcctcctccttcctcgtcctcctcctcctttttggtttgtttgtttgtttttgtttttttttttttttgagacagggtttctttgtgtggccttggatgtcctggaactttctctgtagactaggctggcctctaactcacagagacctgcctgcctccgcctcctgagtgctggggttaaaggcgtgcatcaccactacACAGCATCTTGCTCTCTTTATACTGCAAACTAAAGCATTGAATAAAACTTTGAAAGAATAATTCCAAACCCATTTTCATAACAGCTGAGAAGGAGGTTAGGTGTTCAAGAATAAATTTGAATGTGAGATGATGTTATTGCAAAACGTGAAGCCAGGGTTGTGGTTGTAAATCTTTTAACCAATGACGAATGGTAACCACAATATGCAAATGAAGGATGAGTTAACCGATGGTAAATCAAGGCTCGAGGGCATATAGGGAAGTTACAGCTGTGGTAAGTCGAGGGTGGGAAGAATATCGAGACGTTACAGtggttgttttcagtttgtttcaTTTGGTCTAAAATATTTGTCTGCAAATATCTAGGGCCTTTGTTTACTG is a window of Mus caroli chromosome 4, CAROLI_EIJ_v1.1, whole genome shotgun sequence DNA encoding:
- the Cavin4 gene encoding caveolae-associated protein 4 → MEHNGSASNAGKIHQNRLSSVTEDEDQDAALTIVTVLDRVASVVDSVQASQKRIEERHREMGNAIKSVQIDLLKLSQSHSNTGYVVNKLFEKTRKVSAHIKDVKARVEKQQVRVTKVETKQEEIMKKNKFRVVIFQEDVPCPASLSVVKDRSLPENQEETEEVFDPPIELSSDEEYYVEESRSARLRKSGKEHIDHIKKAFSKENMQKTRQNLDKKVSGIRTRIVTPERRERLRQSGERLRQSGERLRQSGERLRQSGERFKKSISSAAPSKEAFKIRSLRKGKDPKAEGQEVDRGMGVDIISGSLALGPIHEFHSDEFSETEKEVTKGGYSPQEGGDPPTPEPLKVTFKPQVRVEDDESLLLELKQSS